Proteins from a genomic interval of Drosophila melanogaster chromosome 2R:
- the CG30280 gene encoding uncharacterized protein produces the protein MFPGVPVFSVCIALSVMIFCHAETLNLFGNLEAIYEQAENALSTLQESLLQLETNGTLNTSPDVIYPTSCLTSGDLENGLHTLKVPGLSPFQVYCENQLAGPGWIVIQKRFSGNLSFFRNWKEYKNGFGNLMDEYFLGLEKIRALTALEPHELYVHLEDFDDTIKHAKFDEFAIGNEDDDYAMNTLGKYSGTAGDSLRSHRKMKFSTYDRDNDHEFNKNCAFYYLGGWWYNACLDSNLNGQYMPGGKYEESLFARGMCWRSWRGHNYGYRVTQMMIRPKCRMIPVTQR, from the exons ATGTTTCCCGGCGTCCCAGTTTTTTCCGTTTGCATTGCACTTAGTGTGATGATTTTTTGTCATGCGGAG ACGCTGAATTTGTTTGGAAACTTGGAGGCTATTTATGAACAGGCAGAAAATGCACTCTCAAC TTTACAAGAATCACTTTTGCAACTTGAAACCAATGGCACTCTAAACACATCCCCTGATGTGATTTATCCAACTTCCTGTCTGACTTCTGGGGATCTTGAAAATGGCTTGCACACCCTGAAAGTTCCAGGCTTGAGTCCCTTTCAAGTGTATTGCGAAAATCAGTTGGCTGGACCCGGTTGGATTGTAATTCAAAAGAGGTTCAGTGGAAATCTGAGCTTCTTTCGCAATTGGAAGGAGTACAAGAACGGATTCGGCAATCTAATGGACGAGTACTTCCTCGGCCTCGAAAAGATTCGTGCCTTGACTGCCCTGGAGCCGCATGAGTTGTATGTACACCTGGAGGATTTCGATGATACAATTAAGCATGCGAAATTCGATGAATTTGCCATTGGAAACGAAGATGACGACTACGCCATGAATACACTGGGAAAATATTCGGGCACTGCGGGAGATTCCCTCCGCTCACACCGCAAAATGAAGTTCTCCACATATGATCGGGATAACGATCATGAGTTTAATAAGAACTGTGCATTTTACTATCTGGGAGGATGGTGGTACAACGCATGTCTGGACAG CAACCTTAATGGTCAGTATATGCCGGGTGGGAAATACGAGGAGAGCTTGTTCGCCAGAGGAATGTGCTGGCGATCTTGGCGTGGCCACAACTACGGATACAGGGTAACCCAAATGATGATAAGACCCAAGTGCCGAATGATACCAGTGACTCAGCGGTGA